One Bacteroidales bacterium DNA segment encodes these proteins:
- a CDS encoding M3 family metallopeptidase, whose translation MKQLITILALITTITMSSCRQNPLLSEFDGPFGTAPFDKIELADYKPAMIEGIKQHQQEVDAIINNPEAPTFENTIEAYEASGLLLNRVTNIFFNLLSADGDEAMMNLSQELMPMLTEHTNNLTLNEKLFERIKAVYETRETLDLTREQLTLLEDTYKSMVRNGANLQGEEKEQYRRLTSKLDSLSLTFGQNQIKSTNAFEMILTTEEELAGLPEGAREAAKMRAEAKGKEGYLFNVSYPSFFPFMKYAQNRELREKLYRAYNSVALGGEYDNTQNILEQVTARKELANLLGYKDWATYVLDNRMAKTPEAVYNLLDNLLEAYTPAAKEDVKRIKNFAKEVEGKEVELMPWDWSYYSNLYKTKNYDLNDEMLKPYFDLEKVKKGVFGLATTLYGLQFEKRTDIAVYNEEVEVFKVTDAEGNYMGILYTDFFPRETKQQGAWKTDFKKQWVEKDGTDSRPHILLVMNFTKPTKDKPALLTFEEVGTFLHEFGHSLHGMLTKCHYAAVSGTSVYRDFVELPSQIMENWLSEKEFLDTFAEHYQTGEKIPAELIEKVEATKQFNAAYACLRQLSLGYLDMGWHTLQGEIPTDMLKQEYSSMAKATLLPVPEGTNMSTHFGHIFDGGYSAGYYGYKWAEVLDADAFALFKQNGIFDKETADSFRKNILEKGGSEEPMKLYIDFMGREPSIEAIMKRDGIK comes from the coding sequence ATGAAACAATTAATTACAATCTTAGCATTAATCACAACAATCACAATGAGCAGTTGCAGACAAAATCCGTTATTATCAGAGTTTGATGGTCCATTCGGAACAGCACCATTCGACAAAATTGAGTTGGCAGATTACAAACCAGCCATGATAGAGGGAATAAAACAACATCAGCAAGAAGTTGATGCAATAATAAACAATCCCGAAGCACCAACTTTCGAAAACACAATCGAAGCATACGAAGCATCAGGATTACTATTAAACCGAGTAACAAACATATTCTTTAACCTCTTGTCAGCCGATGGCGATGAAGCAATGATGAATCTCTCACAAGAGTTGATGCCAATGCTAACAGAGCATACAAACAACCTAACTCTTAACGAAAAACTATTTGAGAGAATAAAAGCAGTATATGAGACAAGAGAAACATTAGACTTAACACGCGAGCAATTAACACTCCTCGAAGATACATACAAATCAATGGTTCGCAATGGAGCAAACCTACAAGGCGAGGAGAAAGAGCAATACCGCCGTTTAACATCAAAACTCGATAGTCTATCACTAACCTTCGGACAAAATCAAATAAAATCGACCAACGCATTTGAGATGATTTTGACAACCGAAGAAGAACTTGCAGGCCTACCCGAAGGAGCAAGAGAAGCAGCAAAAATGCGTGCCGAAGCAAAAGGCAAAGAAGGTTATCTATTTAATGTATCATACCCCTCATTCTTCCCATTTATGAAGTATGCACAAAACCGTGAGTTACGCGAGAAATTATACCGAGCATATAACTCAGTAGCATTAGGCGGAGAGTATGACAACACACAAAACATATTAGAGCAAGTAACAGCACGAAAAGAGTTAGCAAATCTATTAGGATATAAAGATTGGGCAACATACGTACTTGACAACCGTATGGCAAAAACCCCCGAAGCAGTATATAACCTATTAGATAACCTGTTGGAGGCATACACCCCTGCAGCAAAAGAAGACGTAAAAAGAATTAAGAACTTTGCAAAAGAGGTAGAAGGAAAAGAAGTAGAACTAATGCCATGGGATTGGTCATACTATTCAAACCTATACAAAACCAAGAACTACGATTTGAATGATGAGATGCTAAAACCCTACTTCGATTTAGAGAAAGTAAAAAAAGGAGTATTTGGATTAGCAACAACACTATATGGATTACAGTTTGAGAAGAGAACCGATATAGCAGTATATAACGAGGAGGTAGAGGTATTCAAAGTAACCGATGCAGAAGGAAACTATATGGGAATACTCTATACCGATTTCTTCCCACGCGAAACAAAACAACAAGGAGCATGGAAAACCGATTTCAAAAAACAATGGGTTGAAAAAGATGGAACAGACAGCCGTCCACACATACTACTTGTAATGAACTTTACCAAACCAACAAAAGACAAACCAGCACTATTAACATTCGAGGAGGTAGGAACATTCCTACATGAGTTCGGACACTCACTACATGGAATGTTAACAAAATGTCACTATGCAGCAGTATCAGGAACATCAGTATATCGCGACTTTGTAGAGTTACCCTCACAAATAATGGAGAACTGGTTAAGCGAAAAAGAGTTCTTAGACACATTTGCAGAACACTACCAAACAGGCGAGAAGATACCAGCCGAGTTAATAGAAAAAGTAGAAGCAACAAAACAATTCAACGCAGCATACGCATGCCTACGTCAATTATCATTAGGCTATTTAGATATGGGATGGCATACACTACAAGGCGAGATACCAACCGATATGTTAAAACAAGAGTATTCATCAATGGCAAAAGCAACACTATTACCGGTGCCAGAAGGAACAAATATGAGTACACACTTCGGACACATATTTGACGGAGGATATTCAGCAGGATACTACGGATACAAATGGGCAGAAGTATTAGATGCCGATGCATTTGCACTATTCAAACAAAACGGAATCTTTGATAAAGAAACTGCCGATTCATTCCGCAAGAACATCCTTGAAAAAGGAGGCTCAGAAGAACCAATGAAACTCTACATCGATTTTATGGGACGTGAGCCAAGTATCGAAGCAATAATGAAACGAGACGGAATAAAGTAG
- a CDS encoding carbon-nitrogen hydrolase, with product MSEKILKIGLVQQSIVADKEINRKRLSENIKKCAAEGAELVVLQELHDTLYFCQVENTENFSLAEPFPGEAIPFYSSIAKECGIVLVTSLFEKRAAGLYHNTAVVFEKDGSIAGKYRKMHIPDDPAYYEKFYFTPGDMGFNPIQTSVGKLGLLVCWDQWYPEAARLMALAGADMLIYPTAIGWESTDTPEEKSRQREAWITVQRGHAVANGLPVISVNRVGYEPDPSGVTNGITFWGSSFVAGPQGEFLYQAPTDAEENKVIEIDMQRTENVRRWWPFLRDRRIDAYGDILKRFRD from the coding sequence ATGTCAGAAAAAATATTAAAAATAGGATTGGTACAACAATCAATAGTTGCCGATAAAGAGATAAATCGCAAGAGACTATCTGAGAATATAAAAAAATGTGCAGCCGAAGGAGCAGAATTAGTAGTTTTGCAAGAGTTGCACGATACACTATATTTTTGTCAAGTAGAGAATACCGAAAACTTCTCTTTAGCAGAGCCATTTCCAGGCGAAGCAATCCCCTTTTATAGTTCAATAGCAAAGGAGTGTGGTATAGTATTAGTAACATCGCTATTTGAGAAGCGAGCAGCAGGATTGTATCATAACACCGCAGTAGTATTTGAGAAAGATGGCTCAATAGCAGGTAAATACCGAAAAATGCACATACCCGATGATCCAGCATATTACGAAAAATTTTATTTCACACCGGGCGATATGGGCTTTAATCCAATCCAGACATCAGTTGGTAAACTTGGATTATTGGTATGTTGGGATCAATGGTACCCCGAAGCAGCTCGATTAATGGCACTTGCAGGAGCAGATATGTTGATATATCCCACAGCCATAGGTTGGGAGAGTACCGACACCCCAGAGGAGAAATCACGTCAACGCGAGGCGTGGATAACCGTACAACGAGGTCATGCTGTAGCAAACGGACTTCCAGTAATCTCAGTTAATAGAGTAGGATATGAGCCTGATCCATCAGGAGTAACAAACGGAATAACATTCTGGGGAAGTAGTTTTGTGGCAGGACCACAAGGCGAGTTTCTATATCAAGCACCAACAGATGCCGAGGAGAATAAAGTCATTGAAATAGATATGCAACGCACCGAAAATGTACGCCGTTGGTGGCCATTCCTTCGCGATCGCAGAATAGATGCATACGGAGATATACTAAAACGATTTAGAGATTAA
- a CDS encoding LTA synthase family protein → MFKHFNLYGETPISEWFNIIKHGLEMDVSVASYIISPIIIFLIFSVFFSGKWFKIANYIYLGIISALVSIICISDLGLYSYWGFKIDSTPLFYLSNPSEAFASVNVWEVVIFFLVIIATFFILYLPLRYFTKKCNNLRCCNNKILCAAVFILTGGFAFIGIRGGIGPSTMNVGRAYYSTEVKYNHAAINPVFSFLYSLTKENDFADYARFMDGQMADDIFNELYPERVFIPSDDECWLKNRKPNIVLLFLESFSKGALINNGNVIAPNLLKLMNEGIAFNNLYANSFRTDRGLYSLVDGFPALPTVSLMKYPEKMVNFPSLINAIKVQGYNTSFLYGGDANFTNMRQFFATGGTDEFVTDVELNVSKLESKWGANDHITFDYLKNDILSYKSDKPFLKVFLTLSSHEPFEVPFNKFENRYLNSVAYTDSCLGVFIDEIKKSLVWDNTLFVLVPDHGVSYLLDYNERGKDSHSIPMVWCGGAIKGHINIDEYASQSDMASTLLSQLGVDYSDFRYSRNIADTSLSNFAYWTFTNGFAMTNDSTFVVFDCDANSATTMEGADSEKLLQQGKAILQKLYDRVK, encoded by the coding sequence ATGTTTAAACATTTTAATCTTTATGGCGAAACTCCTATCAGTGAATGGTTTAATATTATTAAGCATGGCTTGGAGATGGATGTTTCGGTTGCTTCGTATATTATCTCTCCCATTATTATTTTTTTAATTTTTAGTGTTTTCTTCTCTGGTAAATGGTTTAAAATTGCTAATTATATTTATTTGGGTATTATTTCTGCTTTAGTATCTATTATTTGTATTAGCGATTTGGGCTTATACTCTTACTGGGGGTTTAAGATTGATTCTACTCCACTGTTCTACTTGAGTAATCCTTCGGAGGCTTTTGCAAGTGTTAATGTCTGGGAGGTGGTAATTTTCTTTTTAGTTATTATCGCTACCTTCTTTATTTTATATTTACCCTTACGATATTTTACTAAGAAGTGTAACAATTTGCGTTGTTGCAATAATAAGATATTATGTGCTGCTGTTTTTATTTTAACAGGCGGATTTGCTTTTATTGGTATTAGAGGTGGTATTGGCCCTTCAACTATGAATGTGGGAAGAGCATATTACTCTACTGAGGTTAAGTATAACCACGCTGCGATTAATCCTGTTTTCAGTTTTTTATACTCGCTGACTAAAGAGAATGATTTTGCTGATTACGCAAGGTTTATGGATGGACAAATGGCGGATGATATTTTTAACGAACTGTATCCTGAAAGGGTTTTTATTCCAAGTGATGATGAGTGTTGGTTAAAGAATAGAAAGCCTAATATTGTATTACTGTTTTTGGAGAGTTTCTCAAAGGGTGCTTTAATTAATAATGGGAATGTGATTGCTCCAAACTTACTTAAACTAATGAATGAGGGTATTGCTTTTAATAATTTATATGCTAACAGTTTTAGAACTGACAGAGGTCTTTATTCGTTAGTTGATGGTTTTCCTGCTTTGCCTACTGTTTCGTTAATGAAGTATCCTGAGAAAATGGTTAATTTCCCATCGTTAATTAATGCTATTAAGGTGCAAGGATATAACACTTCGTTTTTGTATGGTGGCGATGCTAATTTTACTAATATGCGTCAGTTCTTTGCAACCGGAGGTACTGATGAGTTTGTTACCGATGTGGAGTTGAACGTTAGCAAATTGGAATCGAAATGGGGTGCCAACGACCATATTACTTTTGATTATCTTAAAAATGATATTTTAAGTTATAAGAGCGATAAGCCTTTCTTAAAAGTGTTTTTAACATTGAGTAGTCACGAGCCTTTTGAGGTGCCTTTTAATAAGTTTGAGAACAGATATCTGAACTCTGTTGCATACACCGACAGTTGTTTAGGTGTTTTTATTGATGAAATTAAAAAGAGCCTCGTTTGGGATAATACTCTATTTGTTCTTGTGCCTGATCATGGTGTCAGTTATCTGTTAGATTATAATGAGAGAGGTAAAGATAGCCACTCAATTCCTATGGTGTGGTGCGGTGGTGCTATAAAAGGTCATATAAATATTGATGAGTATGCTTCTCAATCGGATATGGCTTCGACTCTTCTATCTCAATTAGGGGTTGATTATAGCGATTTTAGATATAGTAGAAATATTGCTGATACTTCTCTCTCTAATTTTGCTTACTGGACTTTTACGAATGGTTTTGCTATGACTAACGATAGTACCTTTGTTGTTTTTGATTGTGATGCTAATAGTGCTACTACTATGGAAGGTGCAGATAGTGAAAAACTTTTGCAACAGGGTAAAGCCATATTGCAAAAGTTGTATGATAGGGTTAAATAG
- a CDS encoding FprA family A-type flavoprotein — protein MKREITNNVYYVGVNDNTTTLFERLWPLPYGVSYNAYLIKDKSNVLIDTVEYSYNDIFFSQIEEVISGEKIDYVVVNHMEPDHSSSLLKLIEKYPDIQVIGNKKTLGMLEGFYGITKNVKEITDGEKLNIGDKTLSFYLTPMVHWPETMMTYIDEEGVLFSGDAFGAFGSLNQDVMDESADMSIFTDEMYRYYSNIVGKYGGPVEKAIEKLSTLPINYICSTHGPVWNKYLPQVVEQYHRMARYEGEEGVVIAYGSMYGHTADVAKAIYKSLVEAGVKNVVIHDLSEVDASYVLRDIFKYNTLILGSPTYNSELFPKVADLCVKIEGRMIKNKTFACFGSYSWAGAAVKRLTAFAETMKWQIIEPKIEIKQAGLDVDVNALSKQLAENIKAVVSC, from the coding sequence ATGAAAAGAGAGATAACAAATAATGTATATTATGTAGGAGTAAACGATAATACCACAACCCTATTTGAACGATTGTGGCCATTACCCTACGGAGTAAGTTATAATGCATATTTAATAAAAGATAAGTCAAATGTACTTATAGATACAGTAGAATACTCATATAACGATATATTTTTCTCACAAATTGAGGAGGTAATATCGGGAGAGAAGATAGACTATGTAGTAGTAAATCACATGGAACCCGATCACTCTTCATCGTTACTTAAGTTAATAGAAAAATACCCCGATATTCAAGTCATAGGTAATAAAAAAACATTAGGAATGTTAGAGGGATTTTACGGAATAACCAAGAACGTAAAAGAGATAACCGATGGAGAGAAGTTAAATATAGGAGATAAAACCCTATCATTCTATTTAACACCAATGGTACATTGGCCCGAAACAATGATGACCTACATCGATGAAGAAGGAGTTCTATTCTCAGGAGATGCCTTTGGAGCCTTTGGATCCTTGAATCAAGATGTAATGGATGAGTCTGCCGATATGTCAATCTTTACAGATGAGATGTATCGTTACTATTCAAACATAGTTGGAAAATATGGCGGTCCAGTAGAGAAGGCAATCGAAAAACTATCAACATTACCCATTAACTATATCTGTTCAACTCATGGACCGGTATGGAATAAATACCTACCTCAAGTTGTAGAACAATATCATCGTATGGCTCGTTACGAAGGCGAGGAGGGAGTAGTTATAGCATACGGAAGTATGTATGGTCACACCGCAGACGTTGCAAAAGCAATATACAAATCACTTGTAGAGGCAGGAGTAAAGAACGTTGTAATTCACGACCTATCAGAAGTTGATGCTTCGTATGTGTTACGTGATATATTCAAGTACAACACACTTATATTAGGCTCTCCCACATATAATTCAGAATTATTTCCCAAAGTAGCCGATTTATGTGTTAAGATAGAGGGCAGAATGATAAAGAATAAGACCTTTGCATGCTTTGGTTCATACTCATGGGCAGGAGCAGCAGTTAAACGCTTAACAGCATTTGCCGAAACAATGAAGTGGCAAATCATAGAGCCTAAAATTGAGATAAAACAAGCAGGCTTAGATGTAGATGTAAACGCACTTAGCAAACAACTTGCTGAGAATATTAAAGCAGTTGTTAGTTGTTAG
- a CDS encoding InlB B-repeat-containing protein, translating to MKQLKHLKTLMMVIILSLLTTVAISCAEEKEGSKDSGPVTCRVSVSSGEGGTAETTETEVMQGWEVTLTAKPEETYRFVNWTVNNKEVSRENPYIAIVNTSTQFKANFEKDNYALKVTAGEGGSVKSTSEGELLKGTKVTLTATPNEGYSFVNWTLNGEVVSTKNIYTITITSDVEYIANFISYNVTVESGEGGTAKTDKMQVATNGKVTLTAISQEGYVFESWTVNEKVVSTANPYMATITADTKFKANFVTLHNVTITASEGGTAKSNKTQVGHNGQVTLTATPNEGCRFVNWTVEGKEVSTQNPYTTTITEDIEIKANFKDKYNGHGYVDLGLSVKWATCNVGAESPEDYGDYYAWGETTTKSSYTSSNYTYSSNPTSLPLSADAARVNWGGSWRMPTIYEQEELINTNNCTWTWTTQNGVNGYKVTSKKNGNSIFLPAAGYLSGSNLSSAGSYGAYRSSSLFTYNGGACYLSFNSSSVSWNIYNRSYGRSVRAVCP from the coding sequence ATGAAACAGTTAAAACACCTCAAGACCTTAATGATGGTAATTATATTATCATTATTGACAACAGTAGCCATATCGTGTGCAGAAGAAAAGGAAGGTTCAAAAGACTCAGGACCAGTAACCTGTAGAGTATCTGTATCAAGTGGAGAAGGTGGAACGGCAGAGACAACAGAAACAGAAGTTATGCAAGGTTGGGAAGTAACCCTTACAGCCAAGCCCGAAGAAACTTATCGCTTTGTAAACTGGACAGTTAATAATAAAGAAGTATCCCGAGAAAATCCTTATATCGCAATAGTAAATACATCAACACAATTCAAAGCAAACTTTGAAAAAGATAACTATGCATTAAAAGTAACAGCAGGCGAAGGAGGTTCGGTTAAATCAACTTCTGAAGGAGAACTTCTAAAGGGAACAAAAGTAACTCTAACTGCCACACCAAACGAAGGCTATAGCTTTGTTAACTGGACGCTTAATGGAGAAGTAGTATCAACGAAGAATATATATACAATAACTATTACCTCAGATGTAGAATATATTGCAAATTTTATAAGTTATAATGTAACAGTAGAATCAGGAGAAGGCGGAACAGCCAAAACAGATAAAATGCAAGTAGCAACCAATGGTAAAGTAACACTTACAGCTATCTCCCAAGAGGGTTACGTTTTTGAAAGTTGGACAGTAAATGAGAAGGTAGTTTCAACGGCGAATCCATACATGGCGACAATAACAGCCGATACAAAATTCAAAGCCAATTTTGTGACACTCCATAATGTAACCATAACAGCAAGTGAAGGTGGAACCGCCAAATCAAATAAAACCCAAGTGGGTCATAATGGACAAGTAACCCTCACTGCTACCCCTAATGAAGGTTGTCGCTTTGTCAATTGGACAGTGGAAGGGAAAGAGGTCTCAACCCAAAATCCCTACACCACCACAATAACCGAAGATATAGAGATAAAAGCCAACTTTAAAGATAAATATAACGGACATGGATATGTTGACCTTGGCTTATCGGTAAAATGGGCAACCTGTAATGTGGGTGCAGAATCTCCAGAAGATTATGGTGATTACTATGCATGGGGCGAGACAACAACAAAGAGCAGTTATACATCAAGTAATTATACTTACTCTTCAAATCCCACAAGTTTGCCATTATCCGCTGATGCAGCACGAGTAAATTGGGGAGGCAGTTGGCGCATGCCCACAATATACGAGCAAGAAGAGTTAATAAATACAAATAACTGCACATGGACATGGACAACTCAAAACGGAGTAAACGGGTATAAAGTAACAAGTAAGAAGAACGGCAACAGTATTTTTCTCCCTGCGGCAGGCTATCTCAGCGGTAGCAATCTTAGCAGTGCGGGCAGTTACGGCGCCTACAGGTCGAGTTCGCTCTTTACGTACAACGGCGGCGCTTGCTACTTGTCCTTCAATTCGAGCTCTGTGAGCTGGAACATCTACAACCGTTCCTACGGGCGATCTGTCCGTGCGGTTTGCCCATAA